A single Methanolobus sp. ZRKC5 DNA region contains:
- a CDS encoding PAS domain S-box protein — protein sequence MDSSGFETYITGHKYFENDLLLSKYSIENCIDSISWIAPDASFLYVNKAFCRELSYSMEELFSMKVFDIDPYFSEDMWEGHWNKMKKSQIGTVETVHVSKTGQMIPVEITYNHLQFDGMEYVFTFSRNITKRKEAEKNLRLTQYSINHSMEPAFWIAPDASFMFVNEAVCKNYGNYSA from the coding sequence ATGGATTCCAGTGGGTTTGAAACGTATATCACAGGACATAAGTATTTTGAAAACGATTTACTCCTTTCAAAATATTCAATTGAGAATTGTATAGATTCCATTTCATGGATAGCCCCAGATGCCAGTTTTTTATACGTCAATAAAGCATTTTGTAGAGAATTAAGTTATTCTATGGAAGAACTGTTTTCAATGAAAGTCTTTGATATAGATCCGTATTTTTCGGAGGATATGTGGGAAGGGCATTGGAACAAAATGAAAAAATCACAGATTGGGACAGTAGAAACTGTTCATGTTTCAAAAACAGGTCAAATGATCCCTGTAGAGATTACTTATAATCATTTACAGTTTGATGGCATGGAGTATGTTTTTACTTTTAGTCGTAACATTACCAAGCGTAAAGAAGCAGAAAAAAATTTACGTCTCACACAATATTCAATAAATCACAGTATGGAGCCAGCTTTCTGGATAGCTCCAGATGCTAGTTTCATGTTTGTCAATGAGGCTGTATGTAAGAATTATGGTAACTATTCAGCCTGA
- a CDS encoding uroporphyrinogen decarboxylase family protein → MTQRMTPPERMMAVMTGQKPDRVPVVPFVLGYSAQITGISLGDFYADGDKCFEAQFASMRLHGYEQTPMYGYASMGALEFGGEIEYPYGKGQGAPFVKKHPVNNLEDIEKLEVPDFNKELPGAYKQADKLASRCAELGMPVSIQVGSTFTAASVIADTSEFVSWIIMEPKTVHLLLDKVCDMLINAIDYFADKYGAENLLPFDGGPSESNTMISADMFAEFAYPYMKRIHTHLKELGVNSVLMHPCSDQNKNIPYYVKLRNEMGWFGKYIWLFGPETPVKTQVEAFGDHDVVCGNIDPSLFITESYKDLLEICRQNIVEGMNSPSGYILAAGCEFPPNAAPIKLMAMLDAAEKYGRYD, encoded by the coding sequence ATGACACAGAGAATGACACCACCTGAACGAATGATGGCGGTGATGACCGGACAAAAACCCGACCGTGTACCAGTAGTTCCTTTTGTTCTGGGATATTCTGCACAGATCACGGGCATATCTCTTGGTGATTTCTATGCGGATGGGGATAAATGTTTTGAAGCTCAGTTCGCTTCAATGCGCTTGCATGGTTATGAACAGACTCCGATGTATGGGTACGCATCAATGGGAGCTCTGGAATTTGGTGGCGAAATAGAGTATCCTTATGGAAAAGGTCAGGGAGCTCCATTTGTCAAGAAGCATCCCGTTAATAATCTTGAGGACATCGAAAAACTTGAAGTACCGGATTTTAATAAGGAATTACCTGGTGCATATAAGCAAGCTGATAAATTAGCTTCCAGATGCGCTGAACTTGGTATGCCTGTTTCTATACAGGTAGGCAGTACCTTTACTGCAGCTTCAGTTATCGCAGATACATCCGAATTTGTTAGTTGGATCATCATGGAACCTAAGACTGTACACTTACTACTCGATAAAGTATGTGATATGCTCATTAATGCTATAGATTACTTTGCAGACAAATATGGTGCAGAAAATCTGCTTCCCTTCGATGGTGGGCCTTCTGAATCCAATACAATGATATCGGCTGATATGTTTGCTGAATTCGCATATCCTTACATGAAAAGAATCCACACTCATTTGAAAGAACTAGGAGTGAATTCTGTACTTATGCATCCATGTTCTGACCAAAACAAAAACATCCCCTACTATGTTAAATTAAGGAACGAGATGGGATGGTTTGGAAAATATATTTGGCTCTTTGGTCCGGAAACACCCGTAAAGACCCAGGTAGAAGCATTCGGCGACCATGACGTCGTATGTGGTAACATCGATCCATCACTCTTCATTACTGAATCATACAAGGATTTACTGGAAATATGCAGACAGAACATAGTTGAAGGAATGAATTCCCCTTCAGGCTATATTCTGGCTGCAGGTTGTGAATTCCCTCCCAACGCAGCACCTATTAAATTAATGGCCATGTTGGATGCTGCAGAAAAATATGGGAGATATGACTAA
- a CDS encoding methyltransferase cognate corrinoid protein, translated as MSNQEILNKLRDTIVIQDIKGCVAAAKEALEAGISAFTAINEGLAAGMKIVGDKYELGELYLPHIMISAKAMDGAMEILTPELEKDKTTESVGTAITFVQQGDIHEIGHRLVSIMLSVNGFNIVDLGVDVPNETIIDEINKLNDGKILLVGSALMTTSMQGQKDTMEAIEEEGLRDSVKIMFGGAPVSENWIKEIGADATAKNAADAARIAIKIMN; from the coding sequence ATGTCAAACCAGGAAATCTTAAACAAACTCCGGGATACAATTGTAATTCAGGACATAAAAGGCTGCGTGGCAGCTGCAAAAGAAGCCCTTGAAGCAGGCATCAGTGCTTTTACTGCCATAAATGAGGGTCTTGCAGCAGGCATGAAGATCGTCGGTGATAAGTATGAATTAGGAGAACTCTACCTCCCCCACATCATGATCTCTGCAAAAGCCATGGACGGTGCAATGGAAATACTCACCCCTGAACTTGAAAAAGACAAGACGACTGAAAGTGTTGGAACTGCTATCACTTTTGTACAGCAAGGAGACATCCATGAGATTGGCCATCGCCTGGTCTCAATAATGCTGAGTGTAAACGGTTTCAATATAGTCGATCTTGGTGTGGACGTTCCAAACGAAACCATCATTGATGAGATCAACAAGCTCAATGATGGTAAGATACTTCTTGTGGGCTCTGCACTCATGACAACATCAATGCAGGGTCAGAAAGATACCATGGAAGCAATTGAAGAAGAAGGACTGCGGGATTCGGTGAAGATCATGTTTGGTGGAGCACCGGTTTCTGAAAACTGGATCAAAGAGATTGGAGCTGATGCAACAGCAAAGAACGCAGCGGATGCTGCTCGTATTGCAATAAAAATTATGAACTAA